GAGGTAACGGGGAGGAGAAGGCGGGCAGCGCCCCCCCTCACAACACCTGTCTATCACCGCGACGGGCGTAGGCAGCAACCAATCAGCGGCGGCGACGCGCAGCGTGGGGCGGGCTCAGCGCGTTCCCCGGCGCAATCGCGGAAGGAAATTTGGATTTCTGAAAGCGGAGAGTCGCGGGTTGAACTTTAACCCGAGTGTTTTTAATTTGCGCTGTTTCCGCCCAGGAATCCCCCTCTAGAGAAGGCCAGGCTCCTGTAGAAAAGCCCAAGCTCCTAAAGAAAAGCCCAGCGTTGCTGCTCACGTCAAGTCTCGGCAGGTGCTGAAGCGAGATGGGTTTTGCCGAGGACAAAGTCTACAAATACATTATCCAGAACCTCGGGAGCTTCAAGAACATCCGTGTGGCCTCGCTGGCCGATTCCCTCAGCTGCCTGACTGACGCCGACAGAGTAATCCCCCGCTTTCCCAAGCCCTGCCGCGCTCCTTCCATCATCTATATCTTAAGCAACCTATGTATGCTAAGCCTTATTTCTAAGCCAGACCTCTTAGACCcgctctgtgttttcttttaggACGAACTTCACACACGGGAGGAGACGCGAGGGAGCCAAGCGACCGCCTATAGGTTCTACCAATACCTGCGGTGCcggcagggctgggtgcaggacttGATCGCCGCGCTGCGCCACAACAACGCCGGGGATCTGGCCGATGAGCTGCAGCATGTGTACGACTCCTGGCAACCCCGTAGGTGGTTTTGGCGTCACCGGGTGCTGTCCTGGGGGGCTGGTGGAGATGGGGACACAAACGTGGTGTCCACGGTGGCCTGATGACCCTGGGGGTGTTTGTGGCTGTGTCCCTGGCCTGGGGATGGTGGGGTCATTGTTGGTAGGCGGTTTGGTTTGTCACCTGGAGGGGAGACAGAAAGAtgatgaaatcatagaatcattttgggtggaagagactctcaggatgagaggaaaaggcctcaggttgcatcaggggaggctgaggttggatctggggaacaatttcttccccaaagggctgtggggcattggaacaggctgcccagggcagtgctggagtcaccatccctggagggttggacagacggacatgaggttctcaggggcacggggtagtgccaggggtgggttaatggttagaAACaatcatcttgagggtcttttccaaccaaaatgattctgtgaattaagTGACAGGTGCAGGTGTGCAAGCAGGGTCTGCAGAACATTAGGAGCACCCACAGTTCTGTCAGAAAGCAGCACCAGCCAGGTCACATTAggacgggctctttttcagactCTTCCACACTACCCAGGTGTAACTACAGCCTTTCTAGCTTAGGAATTTGGTTAGAACTGTTGATTTCTGGCTATGATGTCCTTATGGTGGCTAGAAACACTGATCACCAAGTGCTGTCTCCTCTCTCTCCCCGCAAATCCAGCCTTTAACTCATCACTAAATACGCTGAATAGCTCTCTACTGTTAatctgaaaagaacaaaaaaaatatttagaaacatAAGCATTACCCCACCCCAGGCACTACCTGAGaatctcatctctgcatctgttcaacccctccagggatggtgactccggcACTGCCCCAGGCAGTGGGATGAATGgaagctgctgtggggacagagtGAGGGCACATGAGGGGCTGCCTTGGCCCCACACCCATCCTCTGCCTCCTCAGCTTTTTCCCCAGTGTACCCACTCACAACTCTCCTTGGCTCCTCCAGgtcccgcagctcctgccgctgccTCCGCagctcccaccactgcctccGTCCCTCCTGCGGCCAGTGCTGCCCGTCCCGCTCTCTCCATCACTGCCCAGACGCCATCCCCAGGGCCAAACCCCCTTCTGGGCGCCCTATTGGCGGAGCAGCCGTGCCGAGACTTGCCCGTCAGTGGCCACTCGCCTCTCCTGCCCGATGCCACCGCCACCACGAGTACAGACCTGGATGCCAGGGCCCCGGTGCAGGAATTGGTGAGCGGGGTATGTGTCAGATGGGAACACAAAGGTCCCTTTTGGGTTGGTGCATGGGGAGCCTGTGATAGGGTAACTGTTGAGGGACACCCCAAGCAGTCTTTTGCTGGTGATCCCTGCTGCATGTTTGCTGCATCTGGTCACCCATAGCGTACATAAGGCCCTATAGCTGCTCCCCTCTCCTGCTTCCCCTCCACAGGTGGGAGTGGAGGGTCTGCTCTGTGAGTCTGGGCTCCCTGATCCCATGTGGAGCTCCTGTGAGCTGGGCCAAGGAGGCACCCCTCATCGCCAGACTCATGTGTAGCACTGGCTTGGGGTTTGGGACACGCCAGAGATCCCAGATCACCTTATCCTGGCACAGCGATTTCATCAAATCGAAGAGtcacagaagagtttgggttggaagggaccttcccagctcccccagtgccacccctgccatgagcagggacatcttcaccagctcaggttgctcagagccccatccagcctggcctgggatgtctccagggatggttcatccaccacctctctgcccaacctgggccaggctctcaccaccctcagggccaacaattccttcctcatgtccagcctgaatctccctcctttagtttaaaaccgtcaccccttgtcctatcccaacaggccctgctcaaaagtctgtccccatctttcttatcagccccttttaagtccggaaaggccgcactaaggtctccccggagcttctcttctccagctgaacacctcaactctctcagcctgtcccccagcagagctgttccagcctcgggtcattcctgtggctcctctggcccctctccagcagctccatgtgtgtcctgtgctgaggtcCCCAGAGTAGatccagcactgcaggggtctcTCACCGGAGCAGAGTATTTAAAGTGATTTAACGCAGCTAATTTCTTTCCAGCTCCCCAAAAAGCTGGAGCAAGAGAGTCTCCAGCCACCTCCACCTGGGAGCACAGTCCATGACGCATCGAGTGACGGGCACGATGGAGAGGGGCATCTCCCGCACCCCACTGAGGCTGTGCAGGTGGCAGCAGGACCCCTCAAGACAGGCACCATGGCTGTGCCATCGGCCACCACCTCCGATCAGGGCCGGGACTGGCTGAGCCGCCAGCAGCACCCGGTGTGTGTGGATAACGGGTGTTTTGGGAATGCCAACCACCTGCACCGCGGTGCACTGGGCTTGGGTCTGGGCAGCTCTCTGCTGCCCAggcctgtgggtgctgctggcagcCCCCAGCAGCCCAGGAATGAGCCCGAAGAGAATTTCTATATGTCCACCGAGTCGCCCTCGAGGCCGGAGGAATCTGCTCGCAGCAGGGGGGCACAGCCCCCAGCCTCACCGCCAAAACAACAGGCTGTGCCCAGTTCTGAGCGCGACGGGCCCCCGAGCAGCTTCGTGGATGTGCGCAGCCCTCTGCTCATAAAGCAGCAGTTCGACGCGGAGCAGAAGCGGGTTGAGATGCTGCAAGAGCACGAAGCAGACAGAGGTGGGTTTGCTCCCCACAGAGCTGTGTATCTGCTGTCCTGATGGGGAGCGGGGTTGTAGGTGCTGCTCGGTGCCCGTCCTGCTTGATAATGAGGGTGGAGAGTGGCAGAGAAGGTGCAGGTGTGGGGTAGAGCCCCACTGGAGGCCGTGGGGGGCCTGCCAAAGAACGGTGGCAGCTGCAGTTGTTGGTACAGGACAACCTgaggttgtgtctgccttggtgGCCCATGAGCACTCCTGGTGATGCAGAGAGTCACTCTCTGCTCTTGTCACCCATCCCTGGGCACAGTGACCTACCCCAGGAGGGGCGTGAGGTTGGGTTGTGCAGAAATCCAGCTCAGTTGCTTGTTTTCCCCAAGTTTTTCCTCCAGTTGTTGTTGCTCACTGTATTTTTGGCTCAACGTTGTGCGCAAGGCTTGGCAGAGGCACTTGCCTCGTTTCTGATGTAAAACACCCCAATTAAATGTCTGCACCCCTCATTtcagcagcctggggacaccctgcTCTCGAAGGGAGGAACAGACTGGGTGTACTGGTTTTGCTGGTGCCATCTGGTTTAGCTGCACCTACCGGGAGAGCTCGAGTGCCATGGCAGAACCAGGGCCATGCAGGCAGCACCCAGTCACGCTGGGCCCTGCTCCCCACGCACCCTCCTCAGCTCTGGGAGGATCCTGTTGCAGCATCCTTGAGGAAAAGCAAAACTCACCTTTTAGGTCTTGTGATTAACACAAtacattttgttttctccctgaCAGACAGTTCGACGGAAACAACTACCCTGGTTGCTACCCTGGTGCCCAGAGATGCTTCCCTatcctgtgacacctccctgaagCCTCCTGTGCAAGAGCAATATCTGCCGGCGGGGGAGACGGCCAGCGGCTCCCGCTCCGTGCCCACGGAGGAGAAAGTAGGTGATGTTTCCCATTGCATTTCATTCAGGTCCTTGCAGACTCCCCCTATCTAGAAGATTTTCTGCGGCACTGATAAGATTTTGAGCTGGTGGTCGTTTATTCAAggccttttttccccactgtgttCACGCCCCTGTGCGGATCCTGTATTTTGTAGCACGGGAGAAGGGAGCCAAGGTCTGTAAGGCTTTGACTACATATTTCCCCTCCTCGACTTGCCAGTCAGTCTCTTGGCTTCCAGGTGCCTCTTTCCACCCCTCTCCTTGCAGCTTGTCTCCCCTTTTCTCCTTCCTGTATCTTCTCAGAGCCCAAACACCTCCCTGCCCTGCTCTTTTTCCCGGCCCTGGCAGTTACCTGTGACCTGAACTTGCTATTAGCAGCTGCAGACGTGGTTCTTGAGTGCTGACGTGGGTTTGTGGTGTGATGCGGGTGCTCCCCTCTCGTTGTCTCCTAAAGGTGCTCCCAGCCTCGACGGTCCCGATTCCGACAGTAACAGGAAGCTCTGAAGTCACGTCTGGGAGGACGACGTCCCGGGTGAGCTCTGCCATCTGGGTGCCTTGCAGCAGCGTGGAGGGGCATGTGGAGCCCAGCAAGCCGGGTGTCCTCCTGTCCACGCCTGGGGAGAGCCCAGAAGCGGCTGGCAGGTGCCCAAGCTCTCGGGGACCCAGTGGCCACCATTCCAGATCATCTGGTAGCCTCACCTTCAGCAGCGACCCGCTCTTGATGAGTACGGATAGCTCCAGCACGGGAGAAACGCTCTCCAGAGTCTCCTCGggatgttctgctccagcagcccgTGAAAACACCAGGGAAAAGGAGAAACCTGGAGCAAGCGGAGACTCTTCTCCACCTTCAAGCTgggccagcacctccctgggcacccaTGAGGTCCGTGTGGACCATtaccccagcacccagctcagggCGGGCAACGACCTCCAAGATGGAGAAAATCCTCTCGGAAACCCTCCGGTTTTTGACTCGTCTGAGGTCATAGTCCCCTGTGTGTACAGCATCAGACCGTCCCTGTCACACCTCATGGGCATTGCTGCGATTTCAGCTCTGGCGTTCCTGGTGTACACTCGGTTGCGGAAATAGTGCTGGATTGGAGGGGATGCCACGACTGTCGCTCAGCCTCGGTGATTCCTCTTCGGAGCAGGGATTTGGCCAACGTTTGAGCAGCGGCAGGGATGGTATGGGTGGTGTTAAATCTCTTTCTGGAAGGTTTTGCTGGAAGGGGCCTTGGTTGTGTGATGCTGTTGGGTTTGGGTCTGTTCTCCCACCGTTTCCCAACCGTCATCTTGTCTGTAGCCTTCTCCTTTTACACCCACAGAGAGGATCTCGCTCTGGGAGCAATCCCTTGAGTCAAAAAACAAAGTTCTCATGGCAATTCTCCACGTTTTCCTTGTTTGGTCCCAGGAGGCCCCAGGGAAACATGTCCTGGTTGTCCAAAGGGTGACCGTCCGGGtccctgcaggcagcacagccaggagAGGTTTTGCAGATCTGTAAAGGGGGAGCTGATTTTGTTGGCTCTGCTCATCTCGGCTTGAAAACCTGCCCGAGGGTCTGTGCAGGAGCCTTCACCTCACGTTGAATTTGTATTACTTGGTGTCTCTGACTTTGCGGCTGGGACCTTTGTCTGcttttactgctgctttttcATGGTGCTGGATGTGCGGGCAGGACCCCGTGCAGCAAGTGACGCTCATTTGTGACAAAGAGACACCCCTGTGATGAAAAAGTGCCAGGCCAGAGCACACATGAGCTGCCCCTCTCCCAAGAACCATCATCCTGCTTTGGTGCTTTGCTTCGGAGCATCCTCCCCACTTCCGAGGGTCAAGGATGGGCACTGACACCCTGAGGATGAagctgaagagcaggaaagatCCACATCTCTCCATCTTTCTCAAGGATCAACCTCATTTCAACTttgaggaagctgatgaggcctctacagacagctgagagcagcctcacaatcacaggccctggttgtggtgggggattttaactcccctgatgtttgctggaaggactacttggccagccagccacagtccgggaggttcctccagtgccttgatgataactttctgatgcaaagggtggaggagccaaccaggagaggtgcactgctggatctcatcctcactaacaaggagagtctggttgaagcggtaaagattgagggctgccttggttgcagcaaccacaAAATGgtgagttcaggatctcatgtggcaggaacagaataacaagcagaattgcaaccctggacttcaacagggcaaactttggccttttctggtaattgctaagggaaatcccatgggcaaggttgcttgaaggtaaaggggcccaagacagttggttagtgttcagggactgcttctgccaggcacaagatcagagcatcccgacacgtaggaagtcaaggaagggagccaggagacctgcgtggttaaacagggaactgctgggtgtgcTCAAGTGCAAGAGGAGAGttcatagatcatggaaggaggggctggccacttggggagaatataaagccattgtcagagggtgtagggaggcaactaggaaagctaaggcctccttagaattaaacctggcgagaggggtcaaggacaatagaaagagctttttcaaatatgtggcagataaaactaacaccagaggcaatgtaggcccactgatgaacgaggtgggtgccctggtgacagaagatacagacaaggcagagttactgaatgcttctttgtctctgtctactctgccgggggctgtcctgaggagccccgtaccgctgaggccccagaggaaggcaggacaatggaggagtttgcctcggttgatgaggactgggttagggagcaattaggcaatctggacagccataaatccatgggtccagatgggatgcacccgcaggtgctgagggagctggctgaggtcattgctggaccgctctccatcttcttcgccaagtcctgggaaacgggagaggtgcctgaggactggaggaaagcaaatgtcactgcaggcttcagaaagggcaagaaggaggacccaggtaactatagaccaatcatccctgggaaactgatggaatgacttctctttggtgccacctcaaggcatatcaaggataagagggtcattagaggcagtcaacatggcttcaccaaggggaagtcctgcttgaccaagctcattgacttttatgaggacataacaaggtggatggatgatggcagagctgtggacgtgatctaccttgacttgagtaaggcatttgacacagtctgccacagcatcctcacagctgaactgagggagtgcggtctggatgatcgggtagtgaggtggactgtgaactggctgaagggaagaagccagagggtcgtggtcaatggggcagagtccagttgaggcctggatctagtgcagtgcagtgcagtgcctcaggggtcagtgctgggcccggtattattcaatatattcatcaatgcccagggaggttgtggagtctccttctctgcagacattcaaacccgcctggacaccttcctgtggaacctcagctgggtgttcctgctccatggggggattgcactggatgagctttccaggtcccttccaactcctgacattctgggattctgtgatttttcctccccctctggCCAGGGAAAGGGGGATTATGGCTTTAAGAGGAACGTTTCACACAAAGCCAGCGTTAAGTGGACTTGCTCCCACACAGGATTATTTGGCGTCTTTGATCTTTAGGCTGTATTTTTAGCACCTGGCTGGGAGGGTGGATGTAGTTCTTGCTTTTCCCGCTACCTGGTGCTATGGGGTAGGAATATGTGATAGGAATATGAGAAACTTGTGTCCAGGCTGCAACACAAATAGGATTGACTCTGTACAATGCAGGGAGGCCACAGCTGGTGGTCGAGATGCTCTGGGTTATCCTGAAGGTTTAAAATTGTGTTTAAAATCGCAGTCTGTCATTTCTCTGCTGTCCCCCAGCGTTCAGCTTGGAACGCGAGGGGATGGGGCTGCAAGATTTCGAAGATAAAATCCTCAAACCTAAATAAATATCCCCAGCTtccccctgcccatggcagcgttCGGGGGCAGAAGCAGCCCCAGTTCTAGCTCTAGGCGGAGTTTAGCGATCACCAGCCACGCTGCCCACTTCTGCAGCTGCAGGTTGTTTCTGATCTACTCCCCCCCGAAATCACAGGGGTACAGAAGTAGCAAAACTATTTTCATGTATTTAGAGGTTTGTTGTAGCGAGAGGATTTTCTTTTCTGAGCTCTAAAGATGCCAGCACAGACTTTTGGGTGTTCCCACCCTCCTGTGATATCCTGAGGGGGCAACAGGGGAGCTGAATTTGCACAGAACTTGTGCCATGGGCTGGCATGATTTGAATCCAGCAAGTGCCAAGGATGCCGTGGGCTTCAAACCGTGGCAGTGGCCTGGTGCTGATGTCCAGGCTTCTTCCCTGCTTTACTGTAGCCAGTAATTTATTCCTCCCGGATTGCTGCTGTTCGGTAACAGCTTCCCAAAATATGACCTGCCTGCTGGAGATAAGCTCCCTAAGACCCGGCTCCAAAGTGCAGCTGTTGTGTAAAGGATGAGGATGAGAAATTGTCTGTGATAGCGAGGGGTTGATTTTGATCTGACAGGACTGCTCTCCAGGTGAACCGGAGATGT
This genomic stretch from Patagioenas fasciata isolate bPatFas1 chromosome 4, bPatFas1.hap1, whole genome shotgun sequence harbors:
- the MAVS gene encoding mitochondrial antiviral-signaling protein — protein: MGFAEDKVYKYIIQNLGSFKNIRVASLADSLSCLTDADRDELHTREETRGSQATAYRFYQYLRCRQGWVQDLIAALRHNNAGDLADELQHVYDSWQPRPAAPAAASAAPTTASVPPAASAARPALSITAQTPSPGPNPLLGALLAEQPCRDLPVSGHSPLLPDATATTSTDLDARAPVQELVSGLPKKLEQESLQPPPPGSTVHDASSDGHDGEGHLPHPTEAVQVAAGPLKTGTMAVPSATTSDQGRDWLSRQQHPVCVDNGCFGNANHLHRGALGLGLGSSLLPRPVGAAGSPQQPRNEPEENFYMSTESPSRPEESARSRGAQPPASPPKQQAVPSSERDGPPSSFVDVRSPLLIKQQFDAEQKRVEMLQEHEADRDSSTETTTLVATLVPRDASLSCDTSLKPPVQEQYLPAGETASGSRSVPTEEKVLPASTVPIPTVTGSSEVTSGRTTSRVSSAIWVPCSSVEGHVEPSKPGVLLSTPGESPEAAGRCPSSRGPSGHHSRSSGSLTFSSDPLLMSTDSSSTGETLSRVSSGCSAPAARENTREKEKPGASGDSSPPSSWASTSLGTHEVRVDHYPSTQLRAGNDLQDGENPLGNPPVFDSSEVIVPCVYSIRPSLSHLMGIAAISALAFLVYTRLRK